From one Nitrosopumilus sp. genomic stretch:
- a CDS encoding malate dehydrogenase has product MITIIGAGKVGGDAALFSALKKLDDQILLLDVVEGLPQGEAMDINHMLSEQGIDVEVKGSNDFAEMKGSDIVVVVAGSGRKPGMTRMDLLKINATIVKSVVENVKKYADNSMIIPVTNPLDPMAYITYKVSGFDRSRVFGMGGMLDLSRFRQFIHEATGHSRDSIRALVIGEHGENMLPLPRFSSVSGIPLSSFLPKEKLDELIQNTKQVAAKVIELKGATVHAPGNAISAIVESVIRDRKQVIPVATYLDGEYGHSDVTIGVPAVIGRKGVEKIIELDLNDEEKQIFDKAVESVKTAISGIEI; this is encoded by the coding sequence ATGATTACAATTATTGGAGCTGGGAAAGTAGGTGGAGATGCAGCATTATTCTCAGCCTTGAAGAAATTAGATGATCAAATTTTGCTACTTGATGTTGTTGAAGGACTCCCACAAGGCGAGGCAATGGATATCAACCACATGTTATCAGAGCAAGGAATTGATGTAGAAGTTAAAGGCTCAAACGATTTTGCAGAGATGAAGGGTTCTGATATAGTAGTAGTAGTAGCAGGTTCAGGAAGAAAGCCAGGAATGACTAGAATGGATCTTTTGAAAATTAATGCAACTATTGTAAAAAGTGTGGTAGAGAATGTCAAAAAATATGCAGATAACTCAATGATTATTCCAGTAACAAATCCGCTTGATCCAATGGCATACATTACTTACAAAGTATCAGGTTTTGACAGAAGCAGAGTATTTGGAATGGGAGGAATGTTAGATCTGTCAAGATTCAGACAATTCATTCACGAAGCAACAGGACATTCCAGGGATTCAATTAGAGCATTAGTGATTGGAGAACATGGGGAAAATATGTTGCCATTGCCAAGATTTTCATCCGTTTCAGGAATACCATTATCATCATTTCTTCCAAAAGAAAAATTAGATGAGTTAATTCAAAATACAAAGCAAGTTGCAGCCAAAGTGATTGAATTAAAAGGTGCGACAGTTCATGCACCTGGAAATGCAATTTCTGCAATTGTTGAATCAGTAATAAGAGATAGAAAGCAAGTCATTCCAGTTGCAACATATCTTGATGGTGAATACGGTCATTCAGATGTGACTATCGGAGTTCCAGCAGTAATTGGGAGAAAGGGAGTAGAAAAAATAATAGAGTTAGATCTAAATGATGAAGAAAAACAAATTTTTGATAAAGCCGTTGAAAGTGTTAAAACTGCCATCTCAGGTATTGAGATCTAA
- the larB gene encoding nickel pincer cofactor biosynthesis protein LarB encodes MEINEILESLSAGKISINNAKKLLSLYSIEEVEGFAKIDINRRKRRGIPEVIFAETKEIEEIKKIIKKTLEKTNSVIISRIKKNDYPEIISFSKRLKVIIKTGKNASTLLLLKKPIKPHGGSVGILTAGTSDIGVAEESRLMCEAMNCKCIIGYDVGVAGIQRIFPILKKMINEEVDCIIVAAGMEGALATLVSSMVDIPVIGIPTSVGYGYGEKGIAALASMLQSCSLGLSVVNIDNGIAAGGIAANIANRAIRKKN; translated from the coding sequence TTGGAAATTAATGAAATTTTAGAATCATTAAGTGCTGGAAAAATTTCAATTAACAATGCAAAAAAGCTCCTTTCACTATATTCAATTGAAGAAGTAGAAGGATTTGCAAAAATTGACATCAACAGGAGAAAAAGACGCGGGATTCCCGAGGTAATTTTTGCAGAAACCAAAGAAATAGAAGAGATTAAGAAAATCATTAAAAAAACTTTAGAAAAAACAAATTCCGTAATAATATCAAGAATTAAGAAAAATGACTATCCAGAAATCATATCATTTTCTAAAAGATTGAAAGTAATAATAAAAACTGGAAAAAATGCATCCACGTTATTACTGCTTAAAAAACCAATCAAACCTCATGGGGGAAGTGTTGGGATTCTTACTGCCGGAACATCAGATATTGGAGTTGCTGAAGAATCCAGATTGATGTGTGAAGCCATGAATTGTAAATGCATTATAGGGTACGACGTTGGCGTAGCAGGAATTCAGAGAATTTTTCCAATTTTGAAAAAAATGATAAACGAAGAGGTGGATTGCATTATTGTTGCTGCTGGAATGGAGGGGGCTTTGGCCACCCTTGTTTCGTCCATGGTAGATATTCCAGTAATTGGAATTCCAACATCTGTAGGATACGGGTATGGTGAAAAAGGCATAGCTGCTTTGGCATCAATGCTTCAGAGTTGCTCTTTAGGGTTATCAGTGGTGAACATAGATAATGGAATTGCAGCTGGGGGGATTGCGGCAAATATTGCTAATAGAGCAATAAGAAAAAAGAATTAA
- a CDS encoding radical SAM protein: MAGKRVVLTADRSLMTNYRGNFLYGFIACGPYEVLPEWVFDKVFCPSVETDPITGEVKVAQVGLRRIESSLIQGGYKREDVFMAHPEMLHKSIGPDTKVVGINVMDPLGMAPVTTTMSPEKLSYVAMKFKKMCANIIQLKKKYDFKVVVGGNGAWELAKSDRMKIHGIDTVVVGEADELAVDLFQDLEKNDAPELMHCFVRNLENIPVIEGPTINSLIEAMRGCGRGCDFCDVNKRSKKDLPLDRLQHEAKTNLDYGFDSVWLHSDEMLLYGCDNRDFIPNRDAIVDLWKGLKGLGANFVGTTHMTFSAVAADPVLMQQISQINEQDKTGRWLATNLGIETVAPAMVKKHLGVKTKPFSSEEWGSVVREGAKILNENHWFPAATIIIGWPDETPDDIQYTIDMMSDFREMDFRGLVAPLLYQDFSEKNSMHFGNLNEAQFTLFWKCWENNLRVINDIIPIILRNKTYGPPMKVFMYGILKAGTWAIMRYLRGLCKDLFNGRTPDEIIDKYARSRSVSVPKIQTKKL, encoded by the coding sequence TTGGCCGGCAAACGTGTTGTTCTAACTGCTGATCGTAGTTTAATGACAAATTATAGAGGAAATTTTCTTTATGGATTTATTGCATGTGGACCATACGAAGTACTACCGGAATGGGTTTTTGATAAAGTATTTTGTCCATCAGTTGAAACAGATCCAATCACAGGGGAAGTCAAAGTTGCCCAAGTCGGACTAAGAAGAATTGAAAGTTCATTGATACAGGGAGGGTACAAAAGAGAAGATGTTTTCATGGCACACCCAGAAATGCTTCATAAATCGATTGGACCAGATACCAAAGTTGTCGGAATTAATGTGATGGATCCATTAGGAATGGCCCCTGTTACAACAACAATGTCACCAGAAAAATTATCCTATGTTGCAATGAAATTCAAAAAAATGTGTGCCAACATTATTCAACTCAAAAAGAAATATGATTTCAAAGTAGTAGTTGGAGGTAATGGTGCTTGGGAATTAGCTAAATCAGATAGAATGAAAATACATGGAATAGACACAGTTGTTGTAGGGGAAGCTGACGAGTTAGCAGTAGATTTGTTCCAAGATCTGGAAAAAAATGATGCGCCAGAATTGATGCATTGTTTTGTTAGAAATCTTGAAAACATCCCAGTTATCGAAGGACCTACAATTAATTCACTGATTGAAGCAATGAGAGGTTGTGGAAGGGGATGTGACTTTTGTGATGTAAATAAAAGATCAAAGAAAGATTTACCATTGGATAGATTGCAACATGAAGCAAAAACCAATTTAGACTATGGATTTGATTCAGTTTGGTTGCATTCAGACGAGATGCTACTTTACGGATGTGATAATAGAGATTTTATTCCAAATAGAGATGCAATAGTGGATTTGTGGAAAGGACTCAAAGGGTTAGGGGCAAATTTTGTAGGAACCACACATATGACATTCTCGGCAGTGGCAGCAGACCCAGTATTGATGCAACAAATTTCTCAAATTAATGAACAAGATAAAACAGGAAGATGGCTTGCAACCAATTTAGGAATTGAAACAGTAGCTCCTGCAATGGTAAAGAAACATCTGGGTGTAAAAACAAAACCATTTTCATCTGAAGAATGGGGAAGTGTGGTAAGAGAAGGAGCAAAAATTCTAAATGAAAATCACTGGTTCCCAGCAGCCACAATCATTATTGGTTGGCCAGACGAAACCCCAGATGACATTCAATATACAATTGACATGATGAGCGACTTTAGAGAGATGGATTTTAGAGGATTAGTAGCACCATTACTTTATCAAGACTTTAGTGAAAAGAATTCAATGCATTTTGGTAACTTGAATGAGGCACAGTTTACGCTGTTTTGGAAATGTTGGGAAAACAATCTACGAGTAATTAATGATATCATACCCATCATTCTCAGAAATAAGACATACGGTCCGCCAATGAAGGTGTTCATGTATGGAATTCTCAAAGCAGGAACATGGGCGATAATGAGATATCTGAGAGGATTATGCAAAGATCTCTTTAACGGTAGAACCCCTGATGAAATAATTGACAAGTATGCAAGAAGTAGATCAGTATCTGTACCTAAAATTCAAACTAAAAAATTATAG
- a CDS encoding CFI-box-CTERM domain-containing protein, with translation MKMRLTAFLAFALLSVSILSYGVNGSVFADNHNLLPVNISSNVSIISNGANVVVSGTLKDYDPSALNAGAVTYVVKSPENNLVTIGQLIPNSNGSFEFSFIAGGQLWKLSGDYIVEVKYGGNTSELVLDYVGGELVVNTPEPEPEPEPEPEPEPEPEPEPEPEPEPEPEPEPEPEPEPTCGAGTELVNGICQVIKSEPEPNGGGCLIATAAYGTELAPQVQFLREIRDNTVMSTSSGMAFMSGFNQLYYSFSPTIADMERENPMFQEAVRAFITPMISTLSIMTLADNGSEVEVLGLGISVIALNLGMYIAAPALIGFKVHKHLKSRKEF, from the coding sequence ATGAAAATGAGGCTAACAGCATTCTTAGCATTTGCTTTATTGTCTGTTTCAATTCTATCTTATGGCGTTAATGGTTCTGTATTTGCTGATAACCATAATCTTTTACCTGTTAACATTTCTTCAAACGTTAGCATTATTTCAAATGGTGCAAATGTAGTCGTTTCTGGTACTCTGAAAGATTATGATCCTTCAGCACTAAATGCCGGTGCAGTTACTTATGTAGTGAAATCTCCAGAAAATAATCTTGTAACTATTGGTCAATTAATCCCAAATTCTAATGGTTCTTTTGAATTTTCATTCATTGCAGGAGGACAACTTTGGAAACTAAGTGGCGATTATATTGTTGAAGTAAAGTATGGTGGAAATACCAGTGAACTTGTACTTGATTATGTGGGTGGGGAATTAGTTGTTAATACCCCTGAGCCCGAACCAGAACCTGAGCCCGAACCAGAACCTGAGCCCGAACCAGAACCTGAGCCCGAACCAGAACCTGAGCCCGAACCAGAACCTGAGCCCGAACCAGAACCTGAGCCAACATGTGGTGCTGGGACTGAATTGGTAAATGGAATTTGCCAAGTCATTAAATCTGAACCTGAACCAAATGGTGGTGGTTGCTTGATTGCAACAGCAGCTTATGGAACTGAATTGGCACCACAAGTTCAATTCCTTAGAGAAATCAGAGACAATACTGTAATGAGTACCTCATCTGGAATGGCATTCATGAGTGGATTTAACCAATTATACTATTCATTCTCACCAACAATTGCTGATATGGAGAGAGAGAATCCAATGTTCCAAGAAGCAGTTAGAGCTTTCATTACTCCAATGATTTCAACATTGTCAATTATGACATTAGCTGATAATGGTTCAGAAGTTGAAGTTTTAGGATTGGGAATTTCTGTAATTGCACTAAACTTGGGAATGTATATTGCAGCACCGGCATTAATTGGATTTAAAGTTCACAAGCACCTCAAATCCAGAAAAGAATTTTAG
- a CDS encoding peptidase, with amino-acid sequence MKFLFIVMILSLITLIPIMDVDASSNPNLFVSAENSRFANHFSGSMVIEVVVNDPNLRDTDEGKGEPDVTINGKSLRMVQATNGNWYAYFANVQKAKAADSTVGSDGKGLDFGVFCSRDTSSTVFGISLSETNGFAVPRSTGLAGFTNGDSSFNSCTGIPTGSSNLNNVIRKAKSINTNSNIPVGQIGLNSNAWPLIQLYSFDDVIIQYNPGGPTQQVSLEYDEMQNISLNVDRSLYPTNAEVFLTVNDFQLNQDPTDEDSWTFDVGSSPSTFYQAFDNTGSNDANGGSGLVDLVPHLSSLGFENNGKLSLNVGNVMELKTNSDQPATSVNDGGANTFSEIVTLVERQSNSGIFESFDFNDQSVIGILDNAPRGQTGQITYNDESVSILTGSSTASVSVNDEPVLTIGNGAELRPGTKYPVILIDPDQNLNTGANDDLDVFRETAIIPTITIGNPITLENANTVQFHSTSPTLTGGTSVTSTVPDSNSDRLLIDSTTLGNASYDMFSANLGVSVSTLASILLDDSESNTSGTNWINYDLRSFEKELGVSDFSDTSINMAFGTLGSSPITIVDAGDLSSAQGFIQIDNSDVNAILAESGNVFLVIDFDSSNNDAGVIDISSETKKQPIVFDLFSFGLKNDQSINNSIYRFELEETADNSSTFEGTLEYAVTNQLNILDPGFIQTIDTISDDVKIIVTNRLIDESGITISYSDIDVTGVTTRTSAQSDISTHSGAVSTASTFRFGQPVTITLKDPDLNLKQDLVDIYFVINDPNSENVDTVGKDGIKLLEVLIKDIRYKRCTIDGVEYGGLGATGFTLVETGPGTGIFQGVFKMPSQICNKSGTALISSAGGSLDVKYYDSRDSFGNANTFSLLRSQSSASFSSSPQLSSYEIVKPLSGNIEEIILSGSVNNHRRGIPLEVNIVSPDGKSQIFGATLSSGGSYRSIISINENSLSGVYEIQLSHNNFDLGSISFEVISPKIPNWVKNTAKSWASTSISNSEFLDGLEYLINEGIITIPSTESSSSFNQTIPDWIKNNAKWWSDNKISDEDFIKSLQFLIKKGIIRV; translated from the coding sequence ATGAAATTCTTGTTTATCGTGATGATTCTTTCTCTAATTACTCTAATTCCAATTATGGATGTTGATGCTTCAAGCAATCCTAATCTCTTTGTCTCTGCTGAAAATTCTCGATTTGCCAATCATTTTTCAGGTTCTATGGTGATTGAAGTTGTAGTAAATGATCCCAACCTCAGAGATACAGATGAAGGAAAGGGGGAACCCGATGTTACAATTAATGGAAAATCATTACGAATGGTTCAAGCTACAAATGGTAACTGGTATGCCTATTTTGCAAATGTACAAAAAGCAAAAGCTGCAGATTCTACAGTTGGCTCTGATGGAAAAGGATTGGATTTTGGTGTTTTCTGTAGTAGAGACACATCATCTACCGTATTTGGAATATCTCTTTCTGAAACTAATGGCTTTGCAGTACCACGTTCTACTGGTTTGGCTGGTTTTACCAATGGTGATTCTTCATTTAATTCATGTACTGGAATTCCTACTGGTTCTTCAAATCTGAACAATGTCATAAGAAAGGCAAAATCGATTAACACAAATTCAAATATTCCTGTTGGCCAAATTGGTTTAAATTCAAATGCATGGCCCTTGATTCAACTTTATTCATTTGATGATGTGATAATTCAATATAATCCGGGTGGTCCAACACAACAAGTATCATTAGAATATGATGAAATGCAGAATATTTCTTTGAATGTTGATAGATCTCTTTATCCAACGAATGCTGAAGTTTTTCTAACTGTTAATGATTTTCAATTAAACCAGGATCCTACTGATGAAGATTCTTGGACATTTGATGTTGGTTCTAGTCCCTCGACATTCTATCAAGCCTTTGATAATACGGGGTCTAATGATGCAAATGGCGGCTCTGGATTAGTAGATTTGGTACCGCACCTTTCATCTTTGGGATTTGAAAATAATGGAAAACTTTCATTGAATGTTGGAAATGTAATGGAATTAAAAACAAACAGTGATCAACCCGCAACATCCGTGAATGACGGAGGTGCAAATACATTTTCAGAAATAGTCACACTAGTTGAACGACAATCTAACTCTGGAATTTTTGAAAGCTTTGATTTTAATGATCAGTCTGTAATAGGAATACTTGATAATGCCCCAAGAGGGCAAACTGGACAAATTACTTACAATGATGAATCTGTTTCTATTTTGACTGGTTCATCAACTGCCTCTGTTTCCGTAAATGATGAACCAGTACTAACCATTGGAAATGGTGCTGAACTGCGTCCAGGAACTAAATATCCCGTAATCTTGATTGATCCAGATCAAAATCTGAACACTGGCGCAAATGATGATTTAGATGTATTCCGAGAAACTGCAATAATCCCTACAATAACTATTGGAAATCCAATAACTCTGGAAAATGCAAATACTGTCCAATTTCATTCAACTTCCCCCACCCTAACAGGTGGCACTAGTGTAACCTCTACTGTGCCTGACTCTAATTCTGATAGATTGCTAATTGACTCCACGACATTGGGAAATGCTTCATATGACATGTTTTCTGCAAACTTGGGAGTTTCTGTATCAACTCTTGCTTCAATTTTACTTGATGATTCTGAATCTAATACAAGTGGAACAAACTGGATAAATTACGATTTAAGATCATTTGAAAAAGAGTTAGGTGTTTCTGACTTTAGTGACACTTCAATTAATATGGCTTTTGGAACCCTTGGTTCCTCGCCAATCACAATTGTTGACGCAGGTGATCTTTCATCAGCACAAGGATTTATCCAAATTGATAATTCTGATGTAAATGCCATATTGGCTGAAAGTGGAAATGTATTTCTTGTAATTGACTTTGATTCTTCTAATAATGATGCTGGTGTAATTGATATTTCTAGTGAAACCAAAAAACAACCAATTGTTTTTGATTTGTTCTCTTTTGGACTAAAAAATGATCAAAGTATTAATAATTCCATTTATCGTTTTGAATTAGAAGAAACTGCTGATAATTCATCAACTTTTGAAGGTACTTTGGAATATGCTGTTACAAATCAATTGAATATACTTGATCCTGGATTTATTCAAACTATAGATACTATTAGTGATGATGTGAAAATTATTGTTACCAATAGATTAATTGATGAATCTGGAATCACTATATCTTATTCAGATATTGATGTAACTGGTGTTACTACTAGGACTTCTGCACAATCTGATATCTCGACACACTCTGGTGCTGTTTCAACTGCAAGCACATTTCGATTTGGACAACCAGTAACAATTACTCTAAAAGATCCTGATCTAAATTTGAAACAAGACTTGGTTGACATTTATTTTGTAATTAACGATCCAAATTCTGAGAATGTCGACACTGTTGGAAAGGATGGGATAAAATTACTTGAAGTTTTGATTAAAGACATTCGTTACAAGCGTTGTACGATAGATGGGGTTGAGTATGGTGGCTTGGGTGCTACTGGATTCACTCTTGTGGAAACAGGGCCTGGCACTGGAATATTTCAAGGAGTTTTCAAAATGCCTTCACAAATCTGCAACAAGTCTGGAACTGCATTAATTTCTTCAGCTGGTGGGAGTTTAGATGTAAAATATTATGATTCTCGTGATAGTTTTGGTAATGCCAACACATTCAGTTTGTTGAGAAGCCAATCGTCTGCTTCTTTTTCTAGTTCACCACAACTAAGTTCATATGAAATAGTAAAACCTCTTTCAGGAAATATTGAGGAAATTATTCTCTCGGGTAGTGTAAATAATCATAGACGTGGAATTCCTTTGGAAGTGAATATTGTTTCTCCTGATGGAAAATCCCAGATTTTTGGAGCAACTCTTTCTAGTGGAGGTAGTTATAGATCGATAATCTCAATTAATGAAAATTCTTTATCTGGAGTTTATGAAATTCAACTGTCTCACAATAACTTTGATTTGGGTTCTATATCCTTTGAAGTAATCTCGCCAAAAATTCCTAATTGGGTTAAGAATACTGCAAAATCTTGGGCTTCTACTTCGATTTCAAATTCTGAGTTTTTAGACGGACTTGAATATCTCATTAACGAAGGAATTATCACTATTCCTTCAACTGAAAGCAGTTCTTCTTTTAATCAAACAATTCCTGATTGGATAAAAAATAATGCAAAGTGGTGGTCTGACAACAAAATTTCTGATGAAGATTTTATAAAATCCCTTCAGTTTTTGATCAAAAAAGGTATCATTAGAGTATAA
- a CDS encoding cation-efflux pump produces the protein MFVQRTKVLQISLLAIFSAFLVELIFGLISNSLALITDSIHALLDSVVTVVLLLAARMAMKPADAEHTYGHGKIESLGGMIGGIAIFLIACFFVYESINRLQSPPPTILPGLFAIVAGLYTIGIDIFRLILLRNSIKKIGGSTLKADFYHAFMDLGSTLVAIIGIVLVTYGLYFGDFVAALILGGFLAVLSIKLVYKTALDLTDIISPELVKKVKEIAASTEGVINADPVLMRRSGDTIFADITISLRGDTSFDKAHEISNNVEKNIKNKILNSTITVHFEPNWQDVPLDSKILEIAKRVKGVKEVHNVNTHKTKGKIFSNLHVMVDREMNLLSAHKISEIIEHEIYENIPEIEHATIHLEPFVKIPENLNLEDKITENQIKRILEKYSEIKKIGRIMSLNFENILKIDIDCSFDGELSIEKVHDLVSEIENKIRAEISDSVITIHPEPI, from the coding sequence ATGTTTGTTCAGAGAACCAAGGTATTACAGATTTCATTATTAGCCATATTTTCAGCATTTTTAGTAGAATTAATTTTCGGGTTGATCTCAAACAGTCTAGCCCTAATTACAGACAGCATTCATGCATTATTAGATAGTGTGGTAACAGTCGTCTTACTTTTGGCAGCTAGAATGGCAATGAAGCCGGCTGATGCAGAGCATACCTACGGACATGGCAAAATTGAATCATTGGGAGGAATGATTGGAGGAATTGCAATTTTTTTGATAGCGTGTTTTTTTGTTTATGAATCTATCAACAGATTACAAAGTCCTCCACCAACCATTCTGCCAGGTCTTTTTGCAATAGTTGCAGGACTGTACACAATAGGCATTGATATTTTCCGATTGATCCTGTTAAGAAATTCAATTAAGAAGATTGGAGGATCCACACTCAAGGCAGATTTTTATCATGCATTCATGGATCTGGGATCTACTTTAGTTGCAATTATCGGAATAGTTCTTGTAACTTATGGATTGTATTTCGGAGATTTTGTTGCTGCGTTAATCTTAGGAGGATTTTTGGCAGTTCTCAGCATAAAGCTAGTCTACAAAACGGCGCTGGATTTAACGGACATCATTTCTCCCGAACTTGTAAAGAAGGTAAAGGAGATTGCTGCATCTACGGAAGGCGTAATAAACGCAGATCCAGTACTAATGAGAAGATCAGGCGATACAATATTTGCAGATATTACAATATCATTAAGGGGAGACACAAGTTTTGACAAAGCTCATGAAATCAGTAATAATGTTGAGAAAAACATAAAAAATAAAATTTTAAACTCAACCATAACTGTACATTTTGAACCAAATTGGCAAGATGTACCATTAGATTCAAAAATTCTGGAAATTGCAAAAAGGGTAAAAGGAGTTAAAGAAGTTCACAATGTAAATACTCACAAGACCAAAGGAAAAATATTTTCGAATTTACACGTAATGGTGGATAGAGAGATGAATCTTTTGTCTGCACATAAAATTTCTGAAATAATTGAACATGAGATTTATGAAAACATTCCAGAAATAGAACATGCTACAATCCATTTGGAGCCTTTTGTAAAAATACCAGAAAATTTAAACTTGGAGGATAAAATTACTGAAAATCAAATAAAGAGAATATTAGAAAAGTATTCAGAAATCAAAAAGATTGGAAGAATAATGTCTTTGAATTTTGAAAATATTCTAAAAATTGATATCGACTGTTCGTTTGATGGGGAATTGTCAATTGAAAAAGTTCATGATTTGGTTTCAGAAATAGAGAATAAAATCAGAGCAGAGATAAGCGATTCTGTAATAACAATTCATCCAGAGCCCATCTAA
- a CDS encoding 30S ribosomal protein S13 encodes MSTQEYRHIVRIVGNDIPGERKMLVGLTQIKGIGYNFATAILDTLKINTNSNIGNLTEENVQAIEKLITDPVGGNFPTWFLNRRKDIETGANLHLLTSDIPFTLRNDIERERITASWRGYRHLSGLKVRGQRTRTSGRKGGAVGVAKGGMAAPVKKGSAGAPAAEVAAPTAEAAAPAPEKSE; translated from the coding sequence TTGAGTACTCAAGAATATAGACACATTGTAAGGATTGTGGGTAATGATATCCCAGGAGAGCGTAAAATGCTTGTAGGATTGACCCAGATAAAAGGCATAGGATACAATTTTGCCACAGCGATTCTAGACACATTAAAAATAAACACAAATTCCAATATAGGAAATCTTACAGAAGAAAATGTTCAAGCAATTGAAAAATTAATTACAGATCCAGTTGGAGGGAATTTTCCAACATGGTTTCTCAACAGAAGAAAAGATATTGAAACAGGTGCAAATTTGCATTTATTGACATCAGACATTCCATTTACATTAAGAAATGATATTGAAAGAGAAAGAATAACTGCAAGTTGGAGAGGATATCGTCATCTTAGCGGTTTGAAAGTTAGAGGACAAAGAACTAGAACATCAGGAAGAAAAGGCGGAGCAGTAGGAGTTGCAAAAGGAGGAATGGCAGCTCCAGTAAAGAAAGGAAGTGCAGGAGCACCTGCAGCAGAAGTAGCAGCTCCAACGGCAGAAGCGGCAGCTCCGGCACCGGAGAAATCAGAATAG
- a CDS encoding 30S ribosomal protein S4: MGDPKYPRRVWRKPKRPLNYELKMEELKTLGTFGLRTKRELWKAHTELSRVRHQARSLLALRQEIREEKEPILMKSLARIGLVSSDATLDDVLNLNANDLLSRRLQTIVTKKLGFKTPYQARQAVIHGHIMIGERKVDIPSYTVTVEEENNIHFSPESKIPEMLEKTKSKEPVLETPVEETVETAVEETAVEEPIKDESSSTE; this comes from the coding sequence ATGGGAGATCCAAAATATCCACGAAGAGTTTGGAGAAAACCAAAGAGACCACTCAATTATGAATTAAAAATGGAAGAGCTAAAAACTCTTGGTACGTTTGGATTAAGAACAAAAAGAGAATTATGGAAAGCACATACAGAATTGTCACGTGTAAGACACCAAGCAAGATCATTACTTGCACTAAGACAAGAAATTAGAGAAGAGAAAGAACCAATTCTAATGAAATCTCTTGCAAGAATTGGTTTGGTAAGTAGCGATGCAACATTAGATGATGTACTCAATCTAAATGCCAATGATTTGCTTTCACGTAGATTGCAAACTATTGTAACAAAGAAGTTGGGATTTAAGACACCATATCAAGCAAGACAAGCAGTGATTCACGGTCACATTATGATTGGAGAAAGAAAAGTAGACATTCCATCATATACTGTTACAGTTGAGGAAGAGAACAACATTCATTTTTCACCAGAATCCAAAATACCAGAAATGTTAGAGAAAACAAAATCAAAAGAACCAGTATTAGAAACTCCTGTTGAAGAAACTGTAGAGACTGCTGTTGAAGAAACTGCTGTTGAAGAACCAATAAAAGATGAAAGTTCTTCAACCGAATAA